The DNA sequence GCCCTGACTCTGCTGGCCAGAGATGCGCATCGTTTACGCATTATGGCGTAAAAACAGTCCACACGCGCCTCCGCGAACATCCCCGAAGCGCTGCAGAATCGCGGTAGCCCCATCAGCATCCTGAACGCGTTATTATATTGAATACGCAGAGCGTTATACTGCTTCTGCGTGTAGTTTGCCCACAGGCTGCTTGTGTAAAAAGTTGTACAGTAAGCTTTAAATAAAGTGATCTTTACGTCGTTCGAGCAGTAAGCAAACCTGCGGGCTATCATATTAGCTCTTACAGACAACGCTCTGCGTTCACGCTCCACATCGGCATCGTCCTTGAGGTCAGATGTAACTAAATGTCCTAGGTATTTGAATTGGTTCACCATACGAAGTGGTAAACCATTTAGCTTTATTGGTGGGACAGTCAGGGGATATTTGCTCTTACCTCTAAAAACCATGCACTCcgttttattaacattatacACAAGACCGTGGTCAGTCGCATATCTTTCACATATGCGAATAAGCTTATTCAACCCACAGACGGAGGCGCTCAGCAGCACCATGTCATCCGCGTAGCTTAAGTTGTTAACGCACACTATGACATATTATGTCGCCTCAGGGTGGTTTAAAACTTTGCTGAAGCCATCTTGATTAAATTTATAgaagacaataaaaaaaaaaaataacggttGTTGTCGATGTGTTGATTTTAAAGTTCACTTTATCGGGAtgttttaaaagtttaatttaaaaagaatgCTACAGCAAAATGATGTTTACACAACCAACCTGACGGAATCAGTAAACAACGGTGTGTAGAGGGAAGGAACACAAACTCTGTATATGCAAAATGTCTGACTAAAACTCTAAGCTAAAACGAAAATTCAGTTGTGTGTTTTCaggtcccaatccgcactgggcccgcttgggaatAATGGCCTAAGCCCTCCTAATGGGTCctactgaaaaacagcgttgcggtttgctgtaacattatgctgagtggggcccactttatactattcgatgttatttttttattctttccatctaatgtatttttatgtgttaataaatgtttctctctctctctctctctctctcttgtcCTGGTCGGAGATCCTGAGAggaaacctgtgcccagcagtgagacatcTATGGGCTGGGACGAAAACTTTAAGCTTAAGTTCTAAAGTCTACTTACAGTCTAATCTTATTAAATGAGCAGACTTTCAGCCTTCCACATGTCTCAGTGCTGCAAGACAGTGCATACGTGAAAATTGGTATggatgggcggtggtgatctcttaccatcaggagacccacttgctcgtttgccatccagtcgtataaaaaaaaaaaacatgcttttATGTAATGTACTTATCCGATAGTTAAGAAAGCATGGAATACAAAAGAAGTAGAGGACGACCGCTAGTTAGGTACGTGTTACTAAACCGAATATCCAAATCTTCCAGGAACATTTGGACCTAAAGTCAATTCTGGTTAGATTAATCTAGCGCCGCAAGAGGATGAGAGTCAACCCCAATATAAAAGTGGAAGAAGATGGGAATCTCACTAAAAGCACGTCTGCCTACAGCCACTATTGTAATTTCACAATTATATTTGCTGAAACCAGTATAAAACCTACCAACATCCTAACGAGCACTACTCTTTCCAAGCTAAAAATAATTGTCCTTATAAACCTACATGAACTTTTGAAAAACACGTCGCGGCGTTCAAAAGGTTCAGCTGACGTCACCGAGATCATTTACGCAACCCTTCGCtgtcaaaaaacggcacgtTTATGCGTCAACACGGCATACGGGTGTATTGAGCGTTACGCATAATTACAAACAATGATATGACAGTCCGTGCCCCCATCCATCACGAGACTCCAGTGAACCGCGGTGATGTATGGCTACATCGCAATAGGATCAAACGCTAGGCTTTGTGCCGCGGAAATTACGTTTGGATGTGTCTTACtatgtgtactcgtattgtaaGACTGTTTATTAAAACTACTACCTAAGTCGTTCTACTCTAAGTTAGGCAGCatttgaaatctttttgtagTAATTATCAATCTTTCATTTAActtatcctcatcatcatcaatatttaTGAAGAAAATCGTGTCTgccgatttaaataaaagtagtgcactctttacgagtataataatgtaaatgaactaaaagattttctttgctcacccgcgacctaacaactagtagcatggtgtacggttgtgtcactctgaagatgagctctggttgagttcgaaacgcatcagtgtagtttggtggtggtgatagatgggtttgtttgatttgtgtgtgttcttacagtgtggaggtggaggaactgcatgaacacgcatattttgcataagcttagctattgtaaggtcgcgggtgagcaaagaaaatcttttagttcattgatatggacctccgcaaagtaacgcctgattcaataaattataataatgtatttggAAATTGTGTATGAATTGTGTATgaaacgaccggatggccgagtggttagagaacctgactacgaagcttaaggtgccgggttcgaatcccggccgtggcagatatttgtatgaataatacgaatgtttgttatcgggtcttggatgtttaataagtatttaagtatgtatttatctatataagtatgtttatccgttgcctagtgtccatagtacaagctatgcttagtttgggactaggtcaattggtgtcaagtgtcccatgatatttatttatttatttatttaatgtaatttttcttaTTGCACGGTAAGTTGCGTGCTaaactgagtttttttttcaatgtgagCCATTTAGCAATACAGTACAGGTAGATCAAAGTAAATaccaattaaaataaagtagaaTAAAgcaaatttgacatttcagaaacattgtttaataatgtaatgttttaaaTCCCTTGATCCCTGTAAAACTATTATTGAATTCCCTTGAGTAAACAAAACACCATTTCAAACAGCATGAACATGCTAGAGCACAAGAATTAAGACTTAATCCCACTCTGTAAAATAAACTAGATATACGCTGAGCTGTTTACCATCCCGTATTAGCATCTGAGAACatccaatgtttttttaagtaaaattctAATTGTTGCAGAAAGAGCGCTGTAAATTGGATGTCTCTGATAAAAATAATGTCGTGTTTGCTGATCATTACCCACCACAAAAAAACGAATACGCTTACGTGAccaaaatttttatttcagCAAACTTTATCACCCTAATTGGTGCTTACATTTTTTGTGACGGGCCTGTCTAAAATATAGACGAATTGGGGAACTTTGTACGCGAGGCCATTTAACAAAAAGTCGTACTTTTACGTGACTAAAGGCTCGGCGTTCTCAAACTTCAATTAACAAACTTCGCAAGCAAATTTTTTTCCAGAGCAAATCGTGATTAGTCCGGAGCTGCTATTtctcaggtttttttttctttcacgCTTTCATCGGCGTCGAAGTTTATTTTAGAAAGCACAGGCGAAGGTACTCCAACAATTTTTAATACACCGAAATCAGAAATGCAATAAAGCGACTAAGAAACAAGGCGGAGAATAGGAGTAAAAGTTCGAATACCTAATCAAATACAAAGCGAAGATTGTTATGCGAACGTCAAAGTCAAAGGTCAGCTAAACTACGCTTTGCGTGAGTATCAGTTGCTCGCGCATAATAACGCATCACTTTATTGTTcgcattaaattattaaaataaatgcttttaaattttaacattacaaaaaatgtatttaagatTGTAAATATTCTGGGCAAGTTCTTCTTTACCACAGTCATTGAAACGAGTCGAAAATTAAGGGCATTTACTGTTGGTTAGCCTTGAACTGACATAACCCTCGACAATTATAGAAAAATTGTTTTCCCCCGTTCAAACCTACGGCGGCGCATTGGAAAGTAATATTGGATTTGTTCGGTGCGGAATCTCGACGGTCCATTACGCTAATAGCGGAGCAGTGAGACGGCAAAAGGAGATTAAGCTATGCTCAGTCATCGCTTTTCGTTACAgctattataattaattgatgAGTGGAATTCTCTATAGACTGTTTGGAAAAAAtcctgtttgttttttatttgattgatggtgatggaaatattttcgattattttgaTCATTACGCAAAATTCGTATTTCGAGCAAAAGTTACCAAAAGCGTAGCGTCGCAAGATGTCCCAACTCGGTTGAAGAGTCGTTAGGAATAAGAGTCTCCAACTAAATAAAAACGAGGACATCAATGGGAACATGGAACAGAAACTTTAGGGTCGGTACACTTGAGTCATTGCCTAAAAATTAATACATATTCCCATTGAATCAAATTTGAAAAAGGTACTTGTATTTGTAATTTATGtgtctactagcttttgcccgcgacttcgtccgcgtggaatagtaactttgggaagtatttaatttatgtaggatacctattctgccaataatagcacatataaacttctacggtttactgaaaataacctattttaatacattgctataaatataaacaattttttttgttcttccatccatccatccatccatccgacACCTACCTACCtcctaccctgccaacacaaaaggactaattcttcatagggaactcttgacaccttacgtcctttattgtaagttaggaggatagtcccgaaagctgtcaaaaaatcaaacttctaagtcaagacAATCAAAAGCTGCAGTCATTTAAAAGGTGTtcccatacaaatcgccttaatagaaaaaaatatagggtacttccggctgttttggaaacttggaattttgcataaaggtagctcttatagcacaataaataagaataatctgataattataatttttcatgtctgtctatgtcaatctaaaatgaccccacaatgcgaaacttggaattttgcataatgGCTCTTATTGcacaacaaataagaaaaatatgaaaatcatcatttttcatgtctgactgtctatgtcaataagccatcgcGACAGTTTGCtcatgagcttagaaggctctgctaacactgcatcatcccctctgctaacatcccctcgcagctaaacttttcaaaaacgcttgaacaaatatctatttatttaattcttataagtgcccaaatgccaagtttcataaagaaccatcgattcctcttcgacaatgacaatcttccatataaaatttcatcccctatttgaccccctcacaggaagaattaaaaaaacgcgcgaacaaatatctacttatttatcacttatcacgtgccgaaatggcaactttaataaagattcatcgatttatcttcgataataacgaccttccatataaactttcatcccctatttcaccccctcaccggtcgaattttcaaaaaggctcaaacaaatatcgacttatttcttattaagtgtctaaatgccaagtttcatggttttatcttcgacagcgacgaacttccatcatataaactttcatcccctatttcaaccccttaaagcctctttttcgcgataaaagatagcttacttatgttctttcccaaggtctattctatgtctgtaccaaatttcatcaaaatcggttcagcggtttaggcgtgaaagcgtaacagacagacagacagagtttctttcgcatttataatattaataagtatggatagtatggatgatagtattgatgtaattttttgtactgatttctgGTGTGCTATAAAGTATATTTGTATGGCATTGTACTTGTGCAATATGTATATCTGCTAACAATTTTCTCTTTCTTTGCTTTACTCATAAACAATCAGCCCCAAAATGTTTCTTCTTCAACTGCTTACCTAAACATTACTACACTATTTGTACATTTACCCTTTAGAAAAAACTGCCAAAAACGCAAGATTTTACAGTTCAGTAGAAAAAGTACTAGAACTGCTGTAAATTTTCTGTTTCCAGGGCATTCAACTTTTTGCTTCCTGCTAGTAAACTACTTAGCCGTAGTGTAGCAAGCTGGAAAGCTTGAATAATCACCATCTTTATAAGTATCTAGatacatatatacaaatacAGCTTGTTAAACAATTTTCTTTGTTGACTTTCTGCTCTAGTTTGTTGACTATCTGGTATACAGCCTTGGtatttttatattcatttaGGGTTATAAAAGTTCTCACATTGAAGGATTTTTGAAATTCCCAAGAAATAGGGAATACAAAGTTAATATTACTTATCAATTACACGAGTGAACAATGAtatatgcacgcatcagctataagctgcctgtgcattataaataataataataataataattgactgTCTAATATAGAGATTTGGTCAAGGTCAAGAGCAGTTCCAAACATTTTTACTCTATTTAACGCTGGGTCCGTACAAGTTCACCTgagtcattatttatttaaataaaaataactaaaaataaaattttacagtttattcgaaaattaatctggtgtacagtcagcagcattcatatctgccatagcggagcgtgcaaaaatatctgacacgtccttccgcccctagaaatagagtcgtatcagatatttatgcacgcttgttgtgtcagatattggtgctggtgactgtacagagctaaaataaaatatttattattaaacttgcTACTTGGCATTATTGTTAAATGGCGTGTGATGTCATGTTTTATAATTCATCAGTGTTATGTCGTACATAACATACTCTAACAACATTTCGTGACACAAAAGTTTTAGATATTCAGTGTCTCTACATCAGCTTTCTATTCCAggaattttatttctaaatcaTTATAAATTTACAGTTTTGTTGCAGAAAAAAATCGTTACATCAAAATCCttgtagttaataataaaaataaggtcgatgtttacatattttgacgctatggctgtatacatatatatttttgcattcgactgtacctatgcgCTTTGGATATCTTAGATGGAATGTTAATCGAACTGGCACAATCGAAGCCTTGTCCAATTATTATGCGTGTAATTAGATAGAACACTCCTAATTGGTTGATGCTGCAATGTGGTGATTTAATAAGGGTACTTAGTGTGGGTGAGATTAAAGTATGAAGATTTCATTTCCATTttgtatgatgatgatagtaatAGAGGATTTTGACCGTGGATCGATTGATTGCAGTACTACAGttttgttaacccccgacgcaaaaagaggggtgttgtaattgaccgctatgtgtgtctgtggcaccgtagctcttaaacaggtggaccgatttgaatgcgtttttttaatttgaaatctggttttccagcgatggttcttagacatgtttcatcaaaatcggttcagccgttgaaacgttgaagtgacaaagtcgggggtttcaacttattgttggttaggttattaatagtAGCAACTTATTTATAGTCAGGATTGCTATGATGACGTCTAACCTGCAATAGTCGATTTAGTCTTtggtaatttttagggttccgtagtcaactatgAACCcttatatagtttcgccatgtctgtccgtctgtctttctgtacgcgggtaagctcagagaccgttagtactagaaagctgtaatttgacatgaatatacagtatatcagtcacgccgacaaagtagtataataaaaaaaagtaaaaaaaatttttgggtacctcccgtagacgtaaaatgggggtgatttttttttctcgactaatcctatattgtggggtatcgttggattggaccattggggggttgctaagacaatttttctattcagtaatctgtttgctGTGGTTTTTTACTGGTGGAGCCTTGAGTGAGGcttgaaaaggtaaaagaaacTCGGAAGGTCTGCAGCCCACAGAGTCATTATTATAGGTTAGTTATAATTAGGATTTAAAtctgaatataaaataaacgctTGTAGAATGGATCCACGCACTGATTTTATTGCTAAACTCAACCAACCAGCCGCATCGCAACACTATAGAGCCATAATTTTTCATGGTAAGATATTGTTACTTTTGCCCAGATATCGGCCATTTGTATAATAAGTCGATAGGGATCGTCGTTCGAACCCTCCGTAAGAAGTCACATTGGAATTTGTTTGGGCTCCAAGAGATACTTTAGTGGGAATGTCGATACTTTATAGTCTGCACTATTCCGAGGTCGAGATGGAGATAAGGAATTTCCTTTGGCTAGGTATTTGATGGGACGTTTTATGGCAAACTATTTGTTAGTGAATCACTGTCATTACTACATATTACGGAAATTTATTTGTTCCTGAATCGTTGgtaattagggttccggagccaaaatggcaaaaacggaaccctaatagtttcgctatgtgtgtctgtctgtctgtctgtccgtccgcggctttgctcagggactatcaatgctagaaagctgtaattttgcacggatatataagtaaactatgccgacaaaatggtacaattaaaaattcaaaaatatttttttagggtacctcccatagacgtaaagtgggggtgattattttttcctcatccaaccctatagtgtggggtatcgttggataggtcttttaaaccttaaccgattcagtgatatgtttgcgaaatattcaactttaaagtgcaaattttcataaaaatcgagcgtcccccccccactaaaatctaaaccggtgagtggaaaaatttgaaaaaaaaacaggatggtactaagtatatcaaactttcaaggaaaactataacggctaagtttgcttgagaataattagtagtttatgagtaaatagcagcctaaggtataaaatatacctaaacttggaagattccgtacaaaatacgaaatccttagaaaaatattacttaattttttcgtaatggctacggaaccctattttgggcgtgtccgacacgctcttggccggttttttttaaatcatcgtAACGTTGCAGCTTCTTCGTAATAAAGCCGTTTCTTCAGAACACTAAAATtgttaaggcgcgcttatagaagaattttcggtatttgagggggtgaagcagacgacgcggcggaggcgaatgcggggcgtccagcgcaacgcaccgcgcgtctgtcacgcagcccgttgacggccttattctgttcgtatccgtattctggttaatgtgagttccggatttttcgttaaaattataattacacaattttcggtttaattaagaaattcttcgtttaatgtaaatagtcttggtaataaagaaattatttatgccccttcatgcccacagtttaatttgtaatgtaggtaatggatagacattaagactgaataggtagacagacgaaatgaaaatacataggtaaatcaatacaaataaaaaaaacaattttattttaatctgaaaatctagattacaagctaggcaaatctatacatataataaaacagtaaagaaaaagttgtctgttcacttttaacaaatcaaatcaaatcgtttattcagtaaataggccgcaatgggcgcaattttttaaactaccggcgctttcggaaagaccatcattgccaggaaaaatgcgcagcaagaaacttggcagagagtcactttttcaaaatgtaatactttaaaactacagtatacaacccttacccaaaccatacagtcaaaaaaatgaatgtaggaaccatgttcttagtacccataacacaagctttgctaagcttactttgggactaggtcaataggtgtgaaatttcccgtgatatttatttattttatgttctaagaaacatgtgcgagctgtagccaaagataaaaaatatatcttagcgcacagaacaactttgacagatataaagattaatgagtatgcgtaaagtagttattgcatcaatacaaaaatacaagtcagaacaccagaaaccagaagcaataagaggttgcataaaaaaacattttttccaactcacacgtagctgttttccacgacttggcctcactaattcgcggaggagcaagacagatattccatttttttattttttttttcaataagaggTTTTAGAAACGCAGTTAAAAACTCCGTAgttcagaactacatcagaacagcgtaagaactgcactccgattgcctaaaatggcagtcctctgacagtcgggtgcaGTGGTGATGCAGTtgcactaactgcgcaataactcccattttgcagccggattccagttggagtgcatgtttttgtgaataatttgctagtgcaaccaaatgcgaccatcttattttattaaaataatttatgttaaataacttggctgaatgcaagatattaacctttgcctgcaattaaatgagaaaattgaaactgttgtgtcactatcagaaatgtcagtgaatctgacaaagggatcaagcaaggctactacgaaacttgaaactcgaagttcgtgtcgtgcggtccctctgacacttatactatttaatacgagagcgagagggacggtacgatacgaacttcgagtttcgtagtagccgcaaggttcgccgcatgttcgccgtgagtagtatagtttatacaacgtgcctacaatttgtacctatggcagtcgcggtagaatttggacgaagccgtccgcatccgtgagcgccaaccagcttgcggtcgtagtacgaatgtgaaatccgctcagcagggctactacgaaactcgaagttcgtgggttgcggtccctctgatacttatactatttacaaattctgctttatagctgatgataaagttgcttagaaagtatttgtatatataatgattttacttcaaaaaaaccttaccagttttgatagcagtgggccctatttttttatttgccccagggccctaggttacctagctacgccactgactatttagtacgagagcgagagggaccgcacggcatGAACTttgagtttggagtttcgtagtagccctgctgactcggcccgactccggccggtcgattagtgtgtggtaggtacttaccgtttaggtactctaatgcttctcatatgtgctctgagttcacttatgcgtttcctctttcgcttaacttttttaatactgcgattacccatattatttgctctcaaaagtagtactagcgcgttagaaaaatgtgcacaggtccgtcgtcgactacgtacacgcgtgtactggcgactgggcaatacttcgccgccgccgcgcgctagaaccgttttattttgccaaagacgaaataaattggtatgattgatgtactcaacctatcgaaaatctatgaagcataaatctaaatctgctaaaaaactatttaataaagcaaattttgtgttgatattcataatatttttcataatatttggtttaacgtgtaaatgaaggctctttttcaaaaaaaataatctatcgaggtttttgtcagcaatcgtgttttgatgaagtcaaaaactagctaatagactgaaaatacacatataaaaaaattgcagttgtaagtattgtgtaagtatattttaaatattttctaaaattgtagttttcactacgtacagcgccttaaaaagccgtggtggcctcgtGGTTTGACCTACGAGTACGGTATCTCAAATCGTGGGTAGAAAGTAAATCTCTAATTTCTGAggttttcaaaattcatttacgaaattacatttgaaatttaccacaagctttaagGGGAACGCAAATctgtacaaacctgcaaagcaattcaatgttgtgtCTGCAGTTCACAATCCcctctgggcccgcgtggggaccaCAGCcgaagccctttcattctgagaggaggcctgttcccagcagtgggacatatacacattgggatgacgatgatggtgatgaattattgttattttttttgggtaaGCTATTTAACATAAAcatgtattaaaatttatatcaacCAAGTCACTATAAAAAGAAGacagaatatttgtattgttaaGAATGAGTCGGTTCCACTGGTATTTGAATGTTTTGGCAAAAGCTTTGAAACGCGTATACTGTGTGATTTCTCTTGCAGACCTGTATGCGGGCTCTCGTTGCACTATCCGTTGCCGTATGTAAGTATTGTGTCTTTGTTGCTAGACGAAAAACGAGAGAAAGAATGATTGCCCGGTGGCTAGgtttacatttaaaacaagaaaCAATGTTTTCAGATAATAGGTAGGATTCATAAATTATTAGGTAGTGACAATGGTTTTGCTTACGAACcattatatttagtagtagATGAATGATGTGATTTGACTTGAACGATTGAAATTAAAACATCttgaaatgaaaaacaaaaaaggtatcTGCCGTCTTACGCTAAAATTACACTAACCAGTGGAACCCTtgaaaaatgttatattttttttgacatacggaatcctaaaaactgaCAACCGAGTATTGTGGACGCATATTTTGGGGGCTTATGTCTGGTGTTGAACAAATACAGGCTGatgggtggatggatggattgaTGAACGGATCAATGAAGCGACAAATGTACGTAATTACTGGccgtttacataaaaaaaaaactttttgttaagaACAATATTAgcttttttgtactttttgttaactgtacctatttacttgcattgtcatttcaacTACATTTCCgttccaaattttaagtctgTGCCAATTAAcggttgaggagttccgtcctgcagagacgatcctgggcgGACTACTAGGATTTACATCCACGAGATTAATGTATTGTAAATATGCCAAATCCGGCCAGATTCGAGCCAGAAGCCAATTGATAAGGAGATCCTATTGAGGAAGTGGCGCTGGATCGGACACGTGTTGCGGAGACCCGATGCTCATCTCGCCAAGCAAGCGCTGGAGTGGCAAGCTGCTGGTAGTAGGACGCCAGGCCGACCCCGAATCACCTGGAGACGGTCGGTTGAGAAGGAGATCTCCCTAATTGGGTACCATTGGCGAgacctagaagccacagcacaggaccgtgacgcatggaagtccctactgcgagccctttgtccctgctgagggactacaggaattcatcatcatcatcatcatcaaatatGCCAAATCTctagtcaatccgaccactggaagttggtcgaatttaattttcaagatttgacccgcacatacatacatactacttACTTTACTGTTACTACACTTTTACGCGATGTCAGCGGATACGGACTCGCTGATGCTACTTTAATTCTAGCGTCAGTTCAGCCATCATTTTGTTCAGAATTATTATGTAACCCTCTTGGAATGGTAggcaatgaaaatgaaatatttagtaTAATATTTCGACCTTTAAGCCTTATTGCAGCTGTCGTGATCACGAGAAGACTTAAATGTAGGGTACCTATCACATTCGTTTAGCCACGCGAGTTTCCagaactacccgcacttaatTTGATTTTGTACCGGCATtgtcaaatatattttattacgtCATTAAGTCAAGAGTCAAGAATGAAGCAAAGAGAGAATGAAGAGAGTTTAGAGCAGAGAtggggaaactttttccttcgcgTGCCAATATATA is a window from the Choristoneura fumiferana chromosome 13, NRCan_CFum_1, whole genome shotgun sequence genome containing:
- the LOC141434412 gene encoding uncharacterized protein; this translates as MVLLSASVCGLNKLIRICERYATDHGLVYNVNKTECMVFRGKSKYPLTVPPIKLNGLPLRMVNQFKYLGHLVTSDLKDDADVERERRALSVRANMIARRFAYCSNDVKITLFKAYCTTFYTSSLWANYTQKQYNALRIQYNNAFRMLMGLPRFCSASGMFAEARVDCFYAIMRKRCASLASRVRASANSVLRMIADRLDCPYVNHCCQVHVRRNT